From Rhododendron vialii isolate Sample 1 chromosome 7a, ASM3025357v1:
GGAGTTTGGTACGTGGCGGCGGAGCTACGGGATGATGGTGACCCGGCTGGTGGAGGTGGGTCCGATGGGGGTGGTGGCTGCTACGGAGAAGGAGGAGCCGAAGGAGGTGGTGGTTCGCGGCTGGACGGAGGAGGTGCAGGCCGAAGGTGGTGGTTAGCATGGGTGGCGTCCGGTTACCAcggagaggaggagaaggagtttcCGCTGGTGATGTACGGctggagatggagatggtgaTGGTGGCCGGTTGTGGTGGCGTTCTCGGTGGTGAAGAGATGGACTACGATGGTGATGCTCGGGTGGCGATAGAGGTAGTGGCCCGATTGGTGCTCGGTGGTCTACGGAAAGTGGAGGTGGCGGAGAGGTGGGGCGGTGGTTATGGTGGAGTCCGGTGGTGGGGAGGGGATTGGCCGAAGGTGGTGGAGTTGGCGAGGATGATGGTGGTGCGACCGGCTGGCGGTGggaggtggcggcaatggctgcttggtctctctctctctaccgtgtgtgtgtgtttgctgggaaaaacagaaaaataaaaaagggaaaaggggATTGGATTATAATAAGGGGATAGTGTGTGAGAGTgggtttctgattttttttgcaggggAGAAGGTGGGTTTCGGCTGGGGAGAAGGAGGTGAGGTGATGGTGGagtattggtttgggttgggaAGAAAATGATCCAGtgcaactcatgcacacacttgGAAAATTACTCGTTGGATACGTGCGTGCACAATcgattatggaaataaaattggCGTGacgatataaataatttttttgcattaaataaaattacgagcaaaatattaattttgttttggaaattattattatttattaaaaataccgggtctttacaagtTGAGTGTTCCTTCCTCTTGGACTTTGGAGGCAAACGGATTAACCTCAATTGAGTTTCCTCTTTGGCACGGGCATCCTTCAGTTGATGCAACTTATCCTTGagcctcttctttttttcctcccgAGTGAGAACAATATCAACATCAAGGGGATCACCACTCAATAAGACCTCCTCTTGTCCCTCAAATTCCACatctttgagaaaatttgagattTCAAGCTCTTGTGGAAGAGTAGAATGATAAGCTTCAATAGACAAGGTAGATGCTCTCTCTcctttatggaccaaaggtgcGGATGAACAAATAGCTTTGTCTTGCGCCTTGCTATTAATCAAAGCATGGTCTTCCTTTACGTTAGCCTCtatccctttctctttctctttctctttccaaatttgaCCGGAAGGTTTTAAAGGAGGATTAAGGTGACACCCAGTGGATTAATGGCCAAAGGAATTGCATTTAGTGCATGCTTGGGGCGTCCACGGAACTTCAACTTTGATTAATTCCATTGACTTGATCTTGAAAGACTTGGAATGACTGTCAAAGTATCTACatcaatgcaaatttttttgaaattcaaccTAGCAATGTTTTGAGTAATTTCATCAAGATACAATGGCCTTCCCAATATGCTTCCTAAGAAGCTCATTCCATCCTTATGCCAAAATTGCAGTTGAACATTGTaaaatttgatccaaaactTTCGAAAATTCAGTTTGAGTCAATTGTATATTGGGAGCCCATTTCTTTAGGAATAAGAAGCTTTCCTCTGAGTTGCCCAATTATTCACACAATTGCTTCTTGACTGGTGatcttgaaaaggaaaaaaccatCGTTCAATGAAAACACCTTGTCAAGATCATCACCCCATGTACCCTGTGCCCAGGTATTAATATAAGGAAATGACATTTTTTTGTCCAAGAAATAGCCAATGAGAGATAGTTCCCAGAAAGAAGACCCCTTCATTGCTCTTGACTGTATGACCATTGTTGCCATGGTGATATTTTGAGTGGCAACTTCCCCAAGTGCTAATGACTTGTGACTCTCCTGATAGCGATGCAGGATTTCAGTTAATAATTTGTgctgctttttttttatcctaatttGTGCTACCAtttgttttgggaaaaaatGGGTGGTTTTTTCACTCTTGTTGGCAAGCTTTGAAATTTAGTAAAGGCTGTAGCATGGCATCcgaaaaaaaaccaaaagttaAAGAACAATAATCAAAGTAATTGCGAGccgacaaaaaaaaaccctatatTCTGTCTGTTTTAAGATAGATTTTTCAAATTAAGCGACTTTTCCAGAGGTATGAAAAAGTGACATGGTTGTGGACGGGACTATTCATATCAGTAGATTTTAAAACTGAAGCTGAGTTATATTCGCATCTTTAATACCTCGTATGGTGATCACCACAGGAACTTTTGCTCGCAGGTATATTTTTCATTGGAGGTTGTAATTGGGAACAGAATGAAGACAATGCATTGTCAAGACTCAAAAGTGTTAGACCATGAAGAAACTATAATATCCCACTTAATTAGCCCACCTCTCTTCGAGGTTCATACCTTTTGGGACTTTATGTTGTGCTTGCCTTTGGTTCTCCAGAGAAACAAAActgttttattttctaaatgAATACAATCTCCGCGTCATAGACTTCGTATGGGTTTGATGCACTTTTATCCTGATATCTGGGTTGCATCAAATCCAGAAGGACGATTTCTCAACCTCTAGCACAGAGCTGAAAGTcaagtttttggcttttgaaaaaTCAACTAGTAAGATCAACAAAGCCGTAAGCATAGTCAACAAGAGGAGAAATCAACCTTGGCCTGCCAGCTTGTGGTGTTGTTTTGTGCTAACTTTGTAAGATGCAAGCACCAAGTGGAGAAATAGTTCGTATATATTTCTAAGTTTCATTAGTATATGCATGATGGTCCCACTACTTAGTTTCCCTGTTGTTCTCCCTTCTGGCTGGTGTTTGACCCTTAGACCCAGCAGGGTGGGTGACATAATCCCTCCAAATTAAATCTTGGGTTGAAAGTTGGATCTCTTGATTTCTTAGCCAGAGTTAGGATGTTCTAACTGTTCTGAATGTGGTGAAGTCTGATCTAAGAAGTTGCTTGAGCTCGTGGAGGAGGGTCAAGTGCAGTGTCAAGAATCAAAGATTGTTTTCCCTGTGGAATCTGTCCCGTACTATCTTTTCTTCTACTTGCCAACTTAGTAAGGCAGTGGAGGATGTAGGTGTGCTGGGTGTGtcttttgttgtgttttggggGCTTATTGCTTTGTAGTTTTTTGCCTTGATTGGGGTGGGTGTGGTTTTGTCTGCTGTTATTTTCTCTCAGGTAGATaggtttttgtgaggtttgctTGTTTTTTGTTGGCTTAGGGAGATCCTAAGTGGACTTGAGTCTTGATGTAATGGTTCTTGTGTGTTTTGGTGTAATCAAATTTAACTTAAGTTActtaaccaaaaaagaaaactggGATTGAGTGAAAGTGTGAAAGTAATGTAAATATGTTCCACTAGTTCTGATGGAATCGGGTTCTACTGACCAATGTACGTAGGATGATACAATGAAATAGAAAGAATGAACAATGAGTCTTTCCTCTTTATTTCTTGACAACCAAGTGAAGTAACTTTGTTAACAGTCTGAAGATTTGATGTTTTGTAACATATGATACAGCTCCCTTTCATTTAACTGTTTCCTTCGTTGTGAATATTTCAGGCCTCTTCCTTCCAGCTGTAGTGAGGCCCATACTGGACTCCTTTGAAACTTCCAAGCAAGTACAACCCCCTGCTTTAAATGATGTAAGTATCAAAGTGTCTTAAATTGTAATGGGGTTAATATCGTCTTCTTTCCAGGCTATTAGACTTGTTACTGCTAAATTTTCGACGCTGTTCTCCTTAATATAAATGTGTCTCAGTGAAGGTGGACTCTGAACCTTGATGCTTGGGTTCAAGTCCCTTTGCCTAGAAAATTAGTGCACTATTCCCTTGTAGAAGCCTTGTACTCAACCTCAAGATGTAGGCCTGATGCCTAAGATGCACTGACACATCTACTAGTCTCTCGTATTTGTGTCAGCCACGGAAACGGCACGACACTCTCCGGACATGCGTCGGACACGCCAATATACGTGTAATTTTCTTATCATAGTTTTATGTGCGGACATGTTGTGGACACTTTAAGATGCCTTGGGTTCTCGCTTGGACAAGTTAAGAAAAAGTCATTATTATAGAATGCAAGATTCAAAACTTGGTCCATAGTCAAAATTTCAATGGATATGTACTGCTTAGTTCATGAGCACTTACATTGAGACCgttgatttgtattttgataCTGATACTATTTGCTGGTTTTGTCCCAATTTAAAATAAATCATGCTTGACCTAGTTTGAATTCATAAGATACCTCCTCAATAATAcactatatatttttcatttgacACGTCCATAACATATCCATGTCCTAATTTTGAAGAAATGACATGTCCGCTCATGTGTGTCCTGTGACTCCCGTCACTCCCATGTCCATATTCATGCTTCTTAGCGTGATGCTTGTCAAAATTTCTGAAGCAATTTCCGACGTCATAGATTGTTTAAGATCTTCTTTAAATACACATATGTACCTGATTCTGGAGCTATGCTGATTATTCGGCTTGAATCTTTGCAGGTGGTTACAAGTATGACTGGCAAAAAACAAGGGTAGTATGGTTATTTGACGTTAGCAATGATTTTTGTTATCTTGCTTCCCTTCCCTGCCCCCCTTTTCTGTCCtgatttttgtttgctttttctCCGAATGAAATAAGTTCCTAACTAGAGATGGGAATAAGATTTGAGCTTTATCATTTCAAAACGAAGAGTTATTGTGTGTCTGGTTGTGGTTATTTACGTTTATTCGTACGGATGGTTTTTCACATGTTCACCGGTGGCTTCTCATGTCATCAATTGAATTTTATGAACTCCATAAGTGCTTTGTTACGGTTGTTGGGATTTCCGTTCTTGACGATGGTGCTTTCTTGTACTGCCTCTTTGACAATCCGAGTCCTTTGGAGGCCTCATGTTGTGATGTTAGATTGATATTCCATTATTGAGCATAGGAAATTGTTGTGCGTAGCTGAGAGTCTTTGTGCTGCTATATTTGAGGTGTTATTTCCTTATTGCAGTTCTAAAAGGTTTACAGCTCTAATTAGATAGTAGCTGTAGCTCAACTGGTATATGCTCAAGTGTAGTTTCTCTTGTTTTAACCATTTCAAAATTGCAACCTTTCTGTTCAAGCGGTAATGCAGCTAATCTGTACTTGAAGGAAATATTACCACTGTATAATCAGTAGCAAGATTTGGTCTTTCCCGTTCGTTTGATGACCAGCGGCAGCGGGGTTGTTGGAAGGGCTTTAAATGCTCATTAGTATTTGCTTATGGGACGTAGCTGACCTGCCCTGCCCTGGAGTTGCGGTTGTTTAGTTGGTGCCTGTTACTTGTACAATTTTGTATCAAGAAGTCTGCAACATAGATCCGGTATCCTCCATGGCATTCAATGGTCTGCATTCTCCAGACCAATGCTATTCCCCATAGCGTACTATTTGAATTTACATTCATAAATTAGGCTACAGAAAATGTGTACCTAGTGGATTCATTTGCAGGTTTTGGGATATCAAAATCGAATGCTCCTGTAGACTTGAGATTGATGAAGGGAATCTTACCATAAAGATTCATGTtgattttataatattttttcgatatgcccaaaaaaaaaaaaaaaaaggtggttTCTTTGGCAAGTCCAACTATTTATCCACCAGAAGGgagaaagaaaaacgaaaagtGAGCCTTTATACGCGCATAATGTTAACAAATGACAGGCAGGGAAGTCAGTGAAGCGGTTTTTTGTCCTCCGTATATTACATATTCAACTTCAAATCCCAATCGACAGAAAAATAGtagaaatgaagaacaaagtgGCAAAGACAATAGGACATGTTGATTATTCATAACATGAAAGACCACATTCAAACAAGGAGCCCGTCTTTCCTGGCATTTGTACTCTTCCATGGAAGCACCTGCTTAAAGCCCTTGTATATGGTTGCCTGTAGTATTGATAGCAGAAAACGAAATGCATGAGAAAACGGGTACTAGTGTTACTTGGGCCGTTATAGATACATAGATAGATGATCTCATATTGGTGCGAGTGAAATGTCAACTGTGGCCCATTGAGGAGTGGCAGCCTTCTGTATATTGAAGGCATGTTGGAGCTCAACCCACTCAAACTATGTATGGGTGAATGGTGATGGATGGGTTTTGCATCTCTCCTTTCTTAaatgctgagagagagagagagagagagagagaggatgtttTGTGGTGACAAAAGTTTGAAAGAGAGATGATAGTTTAGGTTCTAGTGTTCTACTACTTGTGTGTCGTCTTGCATGCCATGCCATCCTTGCAAGGAGAATTCTGTTGCTATGTCTAGTCTTAAATGACCTTGTCCCCAAGCCTAGGCTTCCCCTCCCCCACCAGACCAGTACTTGTTCTTTAGACAGCTAGGAGTAGGGCCTATGGGTTTCTGTTTTGCTCACACACACAACTACACAAGCCATACCCTTTAGCAGCGACTGCGGTGAAGAAGCAGGCCGGGAGACGGCAATGACATGAAATGCGAGTTGAGTCGTGGTGGGAAACGTTCATAGTTGACGTCAATGCTACACGAAAGGATCTCTGTAGAATTTTTAGGAGTAGTAGTAAAAGTACATTTACATCGTGGAAAGACTTTATTCGCCAGCTCTTGAGTGAGCGGGGTACCCAAATGAAAGAAAGGGGACCCACCCACCCCGTTATTTATTTGggggcatctctctctctctctctctctctctctctctcatgagaGTCGTGTTGTTATTTTCAACCACTCCATTACGCAAATGCGATGTGATAAGGGACTGGACCCAAAGCTATGATGAATCCCTGGCTACCATCATTTCCTCAATTACGCAAATGCAAATGCTAAGCACAGGAAGCTACGATGACTAATGAGCTAGCTATCTAATAAactactcttcttcttctttctctatctatatatatatatatgctttccGATTTACAAAGATAAAGGGTGGAAATTTGCAGCACTGAGACTTTTAGAATCAGGATATCAAACTTTAGCAACAGATCAGTAGTATCTTTAATTTATACCCTAAACTAACCTCTTTTAATTAACTGATCGAGAGATGAAGCTAAGTATATCCAGCCAGCACTACTACAAACTAGTAATTAACCTCGATGAAACTAACCTCTTttaactgctgctgctgctgctactactactataaaacaaacaaactgaACAGAATTAAAACCGTAGAAACACACTTGGAAAATTTACCCATATATGCCAAAGATCTAATTAATCTAGTAGTACTACTAGATCATGAGAAAACTTACCCAGAAATGGGACCTGACTTGAGAGAGGCTGGAAAAGCTACTATTCCTAGCAATTCTCGACACCTTCTTCACCTttgcaccaccaccactctcaAGATCATCAAAAGTACCAAAACCTGCCAATTCCACGGAAGAAGAAAACACAAAACTACCCCCACCACCAACTTCACTTTTGCCCCGCTTGTGGGACGACTTTCTCCGCCAAGACCCAA
This genomic window contains:
- the LOC131333259 gene encoding uncharacterized protein LOC131333259; the protein is MAVMEKLKMFVVQEPVVTASCLIAGFGLFLPAVVRPILDSFETSKQVQPPALNDVVTSMTGKKQG